In Phreatobacter stygius, a genomic segment contains:
- a CDS encoding energy transducer TonB, with product MPPLTVSRDTVARDAAPAVMLEGLQADTGGAPPEPPAVSAGDPNAIPAVADKLRRRVSLSLVASLCLHAGALAIALYLGLQAADVPATGEDGVAVEIVAAEAGAASAQDTASGTEATPSESATTETQPVEAPPTETAAEPPPPRPVETTVEPPPEAPQPVTEQAEAPPPPETPQPQQVAEAPPPVVQPDPVPVATTTEVAPVQALVTPAPTPPTPVTQPVIRREPPPVVRREQRPVRVQVTPPRREPVTERRPPQPVQAAARRSAPAGEGTGMRNSQAAVGNASSGGSQASAAAVANYRQRVLAHLARFKVYPDQARERGIVGRAVIAFTLSRGGQLAASSLAGSSGAAILDQATVAMLRRAVPFPAMPEGGPMTMSFTAGIRYDLR from the coding sequence ATGCCCCCGCTCACGGTCAGCCGTGACACCGTTGCGCGTGATGCCGCGCCGGCGGTGATGCTGGAAGGCCTCCAGGCCGATACCGGCGGCGCGCCGCCGGAGCCGCCGGCCGTCTCGGCCGGCGATCCCAACGCCATTCCAGCCGTCGCCGACAAGCTTCGCCGGCGCGTCTCGTTGTCGCTCGTCGCCTCGCTCTGCCTGCATGCCGGAGCCCTGGCGATCGCGCTCTATCTCGGCCTGCAAGCGGCCGACGTGCCGGCGACCGGCGAAGACGGCGTCGCGGTCGAGATCGTCGCAGCCGAAGCCGGTGCCGCCTCGGCCCAGGACACCGCCAGCGGCACCGAGGCCACGCCAAGCGAGAGCGCCACGACCGAGACGCAACCGGTCGAGGCGCCGCCGACCGAGACGGCGGCCGAGCCGCCGCCGCCCCGGCCGGTCGAGACGACGGTCGAGCCGCCGCCGGAAGCGCCGCAGCCGGTGACCGAGCAGGCCGAAGCGCCACCGCCGCCTGAAACGCCGCAACCGCAACAGGTGGCCGAGGCGCCGCCGCCGGTGGTCCAGCCCGATCCGGTGCCGGTCGCGACCACGACCGAAGTGGCGCCAGTTCAAGCATTGGTGACGCCGGCCCCGACGCCGCCGACACCGGTGACCCAGCCGGTCATTCGGCGCGAACCGCCGCCGGTGGTTCGGCGCGAGCAGCGGCCGGTCCGCGTCCAGGTGACACCGCCGCGCCGCGAGCCGGTGACCGAGCGGCGCCCGCCGCAGCCGGTCCAGGCCGCCGCCCGCCGGTCGGCGCCGGCAGGTGAGGGCACCGGCATGCGCAACAGCCAGGCCGCCGTCGGCAATGCCAGTTCGGGCGGTTCGCAGGCCAGCGCCGCGGCGGTGGCCAATTATCGCCAGCGCGTGCTCGCCCATCTCGCCCGCTTCAAGGTCTATCCGGACCAGGCCCGCGAGCGCGGCATTGTCGGCCGTGCGGTCATCGCCTTCACGCTGTCGCGCGGCGGCCAGTTGGCCGCGTCGTCGCTTGCCGGGTCGTCGGGCGCCGCCATTCTCGATCAGGCGACGGTTGCCATGTTGCGCCGCGCGGTGCCTTTCCCGGCCATGCCGGAAGGCGGGCCGATGACGATGAGTTTCACCGCGGGAATCCGCTACGATCTCCGGTGA
- a CDS encoding NIPSNAP family protein → MITCHIRYVVDQDKLTEFETYCRMWLELLPRFGGIHHGYFLPSEGESDIALGIFSFESFAAYEKYRQAAALDPDVAKAMAYYRETRCFLRYERSFFRPVMGEPLFAS, encoded by the coding sequence ATGATCACCTGCCATATCCGCTACGTCGTCGACCAGGACAAGCTCACGGAGTTCGAGACCTATTGCCGGATGTGGCTGGAGCTGCTGCCCCGCTTCGGCGGCATCCATCACGGCTATTTCCTGCCGTCGGAGGGCGAGAGCGACATCGCCTTGGGGATCTTCAGCTTCGAGAGTTTCGCTGCCTATGAGAAATACCGGCAGGCGGCCGCTCTTGATCCCGACGTCGCCAAAGCCATGGCCTATTACAGGGAAACCCGCTGTTTCCTGCGCTACGAGCGCTCGTTCTTCCGGCCGGTCATGGGCGAGCCGCTTTTTGCGAGCTGA
- the hutX gene encoding heme utilization cystosolic carrier protein HutX: MTAQALASSDDRLAAARAALAAKPDGVIEAVARQHGVASRDVLAMLPAAEAVFAPAEAFGDIWQDMTGWGEILFIVNTPDIVLECHGTLPAGSAGHGWFNVHGDSPIGGHIKADNCREIGFVDRVFHGRRSCSIQFYNEAGEAMFKVFVRRDDKRELLPEQTARFEQLRARYA; this comes from the coding sequence ATGACCGCCCAAGCATTGGCCTCATCCGACGATCGGCTGGCCGCAGCGCGTGCCGCGCTCGCCGCCAAGCCCGATGGCGTGATCGAGGCCGTGGCGCGCCAGCACGGCGTCGCCTCGCGCGACGTGCTGGCCATGTTGCCGGCCGCCGAAGCGGTGTTCGCGCCGGCCGAAGCCTTCGGCGACATCTGGCAGGACATGACCGGCTGGGGCGAGATCCTGTTCATCGTCAACACGCCTGACATCGTGCTCGAATGCCACGGCACCTTGCCGGCCGGCAGTGCCGGGCATGGCTGGTTCAACGTTCATGGCGACAGCCCGATCGGCGGCCACATCAAGGCCGACAACTGCCGCGAGATCGGCTTTGTCGACCGGGTGTTCCACGGCCGGCGTTCCTGCTCGATCCAGTTCTACAACGAGGCGGGCGAGGCCATGTTCAAGGTCTTCGTGCGGCGCGACGACAAGCGGGAACTGCTGCCCGAACAGACCGCCCGTTTCGAGCAGTTGCGGGCCCGCTACGCCTGA
- a CDS encoding heme ABC transporter ATP-binding protein has product MSVILEATGVGITVGKRRLVDGVSLTLSSGELMVVVGPNGAGKTTLMKLLTGELAPTEGEIRLDRDRLGDLPAWRLAGKRAVMAQATRLAFPFTVVEVVRIGIDSVGRSLPRAERERLIAEALRSADIEDLAARNYQTLSGGEQQRVQFARTFAQLKAGRRGAANQVMFLDEPVASLDLAHQIALMEAAVGLVDDGVAVIAVLHDLNLAATFADRILVMHRGRAHAVGKPAEVITRDLVATIFGVDLVSDAVPPGALPVVLPQNYARSRATRGGS; this is encoded by the coding sequence ATGAGCGTGATCCTCGAGGCCACCGGCGTCGGCATCACGGTGGGCAAGCGCCGGCTGGTCGACGGCGTCTCGCTGACGCTGTCGTCCGGCGAGCTCATGGTGGTGGTCGGCCCGAACGGCGCCGGCAAGACCACCCTGATGAAGCTGCTCACCGGTGAACTCGCGCCGACCGAGGGCGAAATCCGGCTCGACCGGGACAGGCTCGGCGACCTGCCGGCCTGGCGGCTTGCCGGAAAACGCGCGGTCATGGCGCAGGCGACCCGCCTCGCCTTTCCCTTCACCGTGGTGGAGGTGGTGCGCATCGGCATCGACAGCGTCGGCCGGTCGCTGCCGCGCGCCGAACGCGAGCGGCTGATCGCTGAGGCGCTGCGCTCGGCCGATATCGAAGATCTGGCCGCGCGCAACTACCAGACACTGTCGGGCGGCGAGCAGCAGCGCGTGCAGTTCGCCCGCACCTTCGCCCAGTTGAAGGCCGGCCGGCGCGGCGCGGCCAACCAGGTCATGTTCCTCGACGAACCGGTGGCGAGCCTCGATCTGGCCCATCAGATCGCCCTGATGGAAGCGGCCGTCGGCCTGGTCGACGACGGCGTCGCCGTCATTGCCGTGCTGCACGACCTCAATCTCGCCGCGACCTTTGCCGACCGCATCCTGGTGATGCATCGCGGCCGGGCCCATGCCGTGGGCAAACCGGCCGAGGTCATCACCCGCGACCTGGTCGCCACGATCTTCGGGGTCGATCTGGTCAGCGACGCGGTGCCGCCCGGCGCCTTGCCGGTGGTTCTGCCGCAGAATTACGCGCGCAGCCGCGCCACCCGCGGCGGATCCTGA
- a CDS encoding GMC family oxidoreductase, producing MSDEGLANGGLADFVVVGGGSSGSVLAGRLTEDPATKVVLLEAGSGGGASPVVTTPAGVIAMLPTRINNWGFATVPQKGLGGRIGYQPRGRGLGGSSAINAMVYIRGNRWDYDHWADLGNTGWSYADVLPYFIKSEANERLDGTLHGRDGPLAVSDLRTDNPFPQIFLEACRHLQHRITDDFNGEDQEGVGFYQVTQKNGERWSAARGYLLPHIGKRPNLDVRRRARTTRILFEGKRAVGVEYRVGNETRIVRARREVIVSAGAFQSPQLLLLSGIGEAAALGRFGIPVVAEVPGVGRNLQDHPDFIFAYKSKNQDLLGLSAVGSVRLTKEIFRYRRERRGLLTSNFAEAGGFLKTRPDLPAPDIQLHFVVGVVDDHARKQHLGHGFSCHVCLLRPKSVGHVGLTSPDPLAAPLIDPAFLDHPDDVAAMVEGFKVTRRIMDAPPLAAQATRNMFTADIETDEQIADALRRRVDTVYHPVGTCKMGVDAMAVVDPTLRVRGVEALRVVDASIMPTLIGGNTNAPSVMIGEKAADLIRA from the coding sequence ATGTCGGACGAAGGCCTCGCTAATGGCGGTCTTGCGGATTTTGTCGTGGTTGGCGGCGGCTCGTCCGGGTCGGTGCTGGCCGGCCGGCTGACCGAAGATCCCGCGACCAAGGTGGTCCTGCTCGAAGCCGGCAGCGGCGGCGGCGCCAGCCCGGTCGTCACGACGCCGGCGGGCGTGATCGCCATGCTGCCGACCCGCATCAACAACTGGGGTTTTGCGACCGTGCCGCAGAAGGGGCTCGGCGGCCGCATTGGCTACCAGCCGCGCGGTCGCGGGCTCGGCGGCTCCTCGGCGATCAATGCCATGGTCTATATCCGCGGCAACAGGTGGGACTATGACCATTGGGCTGATCTCGGCAATACCGGCTGGTCTTATGCCGACGTGCTGCCCTATTTCATCAAGTCCGAGGCCAATGAGCGGCTCGACGGCACGCTGCACGGCCGCGACGGCCCGCTCGCCGTTTCCGACCTGCGCACCGACAATCCGTTCCCGCAGATCTTCCTCGAGGCCTGCCGGCACCTGCAGCACCGGATCACCGACGACTTCAATGGCGAGGATCAGGAAGGCGTCGGTTTCTATCAGGTGACGCAGAAGAACGGTGAACGCTGGAGCGCCGCGCGCGGTTACCTGCTGCCGCATATCGGCAAGCGCCCGAATCTCGATGTCCGTCGCCGCGCCCGCACCACCCGCATCCTGTTCGAAGGCAAACGCGCCGTCGGTGTCGAATACCGCGTCGGCAACGAGACGCGCATCGTCCGCGCCCGCCGCGAGGTGATCGTTTCGGCCGGCGCCTTCCAGTCGCCGCAACTGCTTCTGCTGTCAGGCATTGGCGAGGCCGCCGCGCTTGGCCGTTTCGGCATTCCCGTCGTCGCCGAGGTGCCCGGTGTCGGGCGGAACCTGCAGGACCATCCGGATTTCATCTTCGCCTACAAGTCGAAAAACCAGGACCTGCTCGGCCTGTCGGCGGTCGGCTCGGTCAGGCTCACCAAGGAGATCTTCCGTTACCGGCGCGAGCGGCGCGGCCTGCTCACCTCCAATTTCGCCGAAGCCGGCGGCTTCCTGAAGACCCGGCCGGATCTCCCGGCGCCCGATATCCAGCTGCATTTTGTCGTTGGGGTGGTCGACGACCACGCCCGCAAGCAGCATCTCGGCCACGGCTTTTCCTGCCATGTCTGCCTGCTCAGGCCCAAAAGCGTCGGGCATGTCGGGCTCACCAGTCCCGATCCCCTGGCCGCACCGCTGATCGATCCGGCTTTCCTCGATCATCCCGACGATGTCGCGGCCATGGTCGAGGGTTTCAAGGTTACCCGCCGGATCATGGACGCGCCGCCTCTGGCGGCCCAGGCGACCAGGAACATGTTCACCGCTGATATCGAGACCGACGAGCAGATCGCCGATGCCCTGCGCCGGCGCGTCGATACGGTCTATCACCCGGTCGGCACCTGCAAGATGGGGGTCGACGCCATGGCGGTGGTCGATCCGACGCTCAGGGTGCGTGGCGTCGAGGCGCTGCGTGTCGTCGATGCCTCGATCATGCCGACGCTGATCGGCGGCAATACCAATGCGCCGTCGGTGATGATCGGCGAAAAGGCCGCTGACCTGATCCGAGCCTGA
- a CDS encoding VOC family protein, whose protein sequence is MLRAIRTVMVFIDDPEASASWWAARFETEVQRDVDGPNLYAWLDLDGMELGFHPASPRNPHGGSTVPYWAVDDLAAERQRFLDAGCSHHRGPLDVAAGRRVCQLVDPFGMIFGLDGP, encoded by the coding sequence GTGCTTCGCGCGATCCGCACCGTCATGGTCTTCATCGACGACCCCGAGGCATCCGCGTCCTGGTGGGCCGCCCGCTTCGAAACCGAGGTGCAGCGCGATGTCGATGGCCCGAACCTCTATGCCTGGCTCGACCTCGACGGCATGGAGTTGGGTTTCCACCCGGCTTCCCCCAGAAACCCCCATGGCGGCAGCACCGTGCCGTATTGGGCGGTCGATGATCTCGCAGCCGAGCGCCAGCGTTTCCTCGATGCCGGCTGCAGCCATCACCGAGGCCCGCTTGATGTCGCCGCCGGACGCCGGGTCTGCCAGCTCGTCGACCCCTTCGGTATGATTTTCGGGCTTGATGGGCCCTGA
- a CDS encoding RrF2 family transcriptional regulator, whose product MWLNQRTLDAIRLMAELSARWPHAVKAADLAEATGITFLNVQKTAHALARAGLTEAERGRYGGLRLARPSHEVKVAEIVRAFEPKDCPANFLMTDEASDPVAKLMFRAHRGFFQPLEETTLAEIEPRLLARQRGDQDPPRVARLRA is encoded by the coding sequence ATGTGGCTCAATCAGCGTACCCTCGATGCGATCAGACTGATGGCGGAACTTTCGGCCCGCTGGCCGCATGCCGTCAAAGCCGCTGACCTCGCCGAGGCGACCGGCATCACCTTCCTCAACGTGCAGAAGACCGCGCATGCCCTGGCCCGTGCCGGCCTGACCGAAGCCGAGCGCGGCCGCTATGGCGGGCTCAGGCTCGCCCGGCCGTCGCATGAGGTGAAGGTGGCGGAGATCGTGCGCGCCTTCGAGCCGAAGGATTGCCCGGCCAATTTCCTGATGACCGACGAGGCCAGCGATCCCGTGGCGAAATTGATGTTCCGTGCCCATCGCGGCTTCTTCCAGCCGCTCGAGGAAACGACTCTCGCCGAGATCGAGCCGCGCCTTCTGGCGCGTCAGCGCGGCGATCAGGATCCGCCGCGGGTGGCGCGGCTGCGCGCGTAA
- a CDS encoding TonB-dependent hemoglobin/transferrin/lactoferrin family receptor, translating into MNNSAGTVTVITDRQIDRQLIQNPRDAVRNEPGLAVGNNPTRAGSSSYWIRGIGDNRVRQEIDGVRVPDYPGSNAGAGLYTRDFVDFDSLKRVEIIRGPASALYGSDAIGGVVSYVTKDPEDYLREVGRDWYAGTKLSFNSVDRSFAETFTGAARQGPWQALLMYTRRDGTETLINSATRRANPQNYQSNNLLAKIIYETPDSGRWRLTGEALWRGVGTNLLTDLSTSVAQSYAHDTNKRFRLSLDWTQQLSWAIADQVTAMVYWTDLDRQEHQDQYRRSVPAPAPAPANQLRVSDFDFRQVVLGTNIQFSAQRQLGGWDHQVVYGATVDFTMTSRPRARSQFNLVTGLPIPGPIAGETFPNKNFPDTQSTQAAFYVQDTAQFGALRIIPAIRFDYYHLTPRPDAAFYNSNPGFAIGNVSAFAVSPKLGATYDLNDTYRLFAQYARGFRAPPYDNANFAFSNQVQRYEILPNMNLKPETSDGFEGGLRARFANGSSFQVSAFYNLYHDFIDTVLVRTSPTGFQTFQYQNVSSVVIYGFEARGEWRINPEWSLTGAVAYARGINTITHQPINSVDPLTGVAGLRYDSGTGWGVEARMKAAAAKTLVDSTSQQPGVTTYKPGAYATFDLLGRYEINRNVTLNAGIMNIANARYFSAIDVAGIASNNANLELFRAPGRSFTMNVSARF; encoded by the coding sequence GTGAACAATTCCGCGGGAACGGTGACCGTCATCACCGACCGCCAGATCGACCGGCAGCTGATCCAGAATCCGCGTGACGCGGTGCGCAACGAACCAGGTCTCGCGGTCGGCAACAATCCGACCCGCGCCGGGTCGTCCAGCTATTGGATCCGCGGCATCGGCGACAACCGGGTGCGCCAGGAGATCGACGGCGTGCGCGTGCCCGATTATCCCGGCTCGAATGCGGGCGCCGGTCTCTATACCCGCGACTTCGTCGATTTCGACAGCCTCAAGCGGGTCGAGATCATCCGGGGCCCGGCCTCGGCGCTCTATGGCAGCGACGCCATCGGCGGCGTGGTCTCCTATGTCACCAAGGATCCGGAAGACTATCTGCGCGAGGTCGGTCGCGACTGGTATGCCGGCACCAAGCTGAGCTTCAACAGCGTCGACCGCAGCTTCGCCGAGACCTTTACCGGCGCCGCCCGGCAGGGGCCGTGGCAGGCCTTGCTGATGTACACCCGGCGCGACGGCACGGAAACGCTGATCAATTCGGCGACCCGGAGAGCCAATCCGCAGAACTATCAATCCAACAATCTGCTCGCCAAGATCATTTACGAAACGCCGGATTCGGGGCGTTGGCGCCTGACCGGCGAGGCGCTGTGGCGCGGCGTCGGCACCAATCTTTTGACCGACCTGTCGACCAGCGTCGCCCAGTCCTATGCCCATGACACCAACAAGCGGTTCCGTCTGAGCCTCGACTGGACCCAGCAACTGTCCTGGGCGATCGCCGACCAGGTGACCGCCATGGTCTATTGGACCGATCTCGACCGGCAGGAGCATCAGGACCAGTACCGCCGCAGCGTTCCGGCGCCGGCGCCGGCTCCGGCCAACCAGTTGCGCGTCTCGGATTTCGATTTTCGGCAGGTGGTGCTCGGCACCAATATCCAGTTCTCGGCGCAGCGCCAGCTCGGCGGCTGGGACCATCAGGTCGTCTATGGCGCGACCGTCGATTTCACCATGACCTCCCGGCCGCGCGCCCGCAGCCAGTTCAATCTGGTCACCGGCCTGCCGATCCCGGGGCCGATCGCCGGCGAAACCTTCCCGAACAAGAATTTCCCCGACACCCAGAGCACGCAAGCCGCGTTTTATGTTCAGGACACCGCGCAGTTCGGCGCGCTCCGGATCATTCCGGCGATCCGCTTCGACTATTACCACCTGACACCGCGTCCGGATGCCGCCTTCTACAATTCAAATCCTGGATTTGCGATCGGCAACGTCTCGGCCTTCGCGGTCTCGCCGAAGCTCGGCGCGACCTATGATCTGAACGACACCTATCGGCTGTTCGCCCAATATGCCCGCGGCTTCCGGGCGCCGCCTTATGACAACGCCAATTTCGCCTTCTCCAACCAGGTGCAGCGTTACGAGATCCTGCCGAACATGAACCTGAAGCCGGAGACCAGCGACGGCTTCGAGGGCGGCCTCAGGGCGCGCTTCGCCAATGGCTCGAGCTTCCAGGTGTCGGCTTTCTACAATCTCTACCACGACTTCATCGACACGGTGCTGGTGCGGACATCGCCGACCGGGTTCCAGACGTTCCAGTATCAGAACGTCTCTTCGGTGGTCATTTACGGCTTCGAGGCCAGAGGCGAGTGGCGGATCAATCCGGAGTGGTCGCTGACCGGCGCCGTTGCCTATGCCCGCGGCATCAACACGATCACTCACCAGCCGATCAACTCGGTCGACCCGCTCACCGGCGTCGCGGGCCTGCGCTACGACAGCGGCACGGGCTGGGGTGTCGAAGCGCGCATGAAGGCCGCCGCGGCGAAGACCCTGGTCGACTCGACCAGCCAGCAGCCGGGCGTGACAACCTACAAGCCTGGCGCCTATGCCACCTTCGATCTGCTCGGCCGCTATGAGATCAACCGCAACGTGACGCTCAACGCCGGCATCATGAACATCGCCAATGCCCGCTATTTCAGCGCCATCGACGTGGCCGGTATCGCTAGCAACAACGCCAATCTGGAGCTGTTCCGGGCTCCCGGCCGTTCCTTCACCATGAACGTCTCGGCGAGGTTCTGA
- a CDS encoding heme/hemin ABC transporter substrate-binding protein — translation MSRRSLVAASGLTAAILAGSLVPALGSLTALAQAAPQRIVAAGGVITEILYALGLQDQIVGVDTTSLHPPQALKDKPNVGYVRALSAEGVLSLKPTLVIAIDGAGPPDTIKLIAEAGIRVERLGEDLTPKGIVERIRAVGRLANATPQADTLADAIDKRFQALAREREALAARKRVLFVLSLQNGRVVVGGRHSGADAIITLAGAVNAAEAVDGYKPLTDEGVIAAAPDVVLVMQRGDHALSPSDVFGLPAFAATPAARNRSLVSMDGLYLLGFGPRTPEAAHDLMAAAYGLGEAAGGRRQ, via the coding sequence GTGAGCCGCCGTTCGCTTGTCGCGGCATCCGGACTGACCGCGGCAATTCTCGCGGGTTCGCTTGTCCCGGCGCTCGGCAGCCTCACCGCCCTCGCCCAGGCAGCGCCGCAGCGGATCGTCGCGGCCGGCGGCGTGATCACCGAAATCCTCTATGCGCTGGGCCTGCAGGACCAGATCGTCGGCGTCGACACGACCAGCCTGCACCCGCCCCAGGCGCTGAAGGACAAACCCAATGTCGGTTATGTCCGGGCCCTGTCGGCCGAAGGCGTGCTGTCGCTCAAACCGACCCTGGTGATCGCCATCGACGGCGCCGGTCCGCCCGACACCATCAAGCTGATCGCCGAGGCCGGCATCCGGGTCGAGCGGCTCGGCGAGGATCTCACCCCCAAAGGCATCGTCGAGCGCATCCGCGCGGTCGGGCGCCTGGCCAATGCCACGCCCCAAGCCGACACGCTCGCCGATGCCATCGACAAGCGTTTCCAGGCGCTGGCGCGCGAGCGCGAAGCCCTGGCCGCGCGCAAGCGCGTGCTGTTCGTGCTGTCGCTGCAGAACGGCCGGGTCGTGGTCGGTGGCCGCCACAGCGGCGCCGATGCGATCATCACGCTGGCCGGCGCGGTCAATGCCGCCGAGGCGGTCGATGGCTACAAGCCGCTGACCGACGAAGGGGTCATTGCGGCCGCTCCCGACGTCGTGCTGGTGATGCAGCGCGGCGACCATGCCCTGTCGCCGAGCGATGTCTTCGGCCTGCCGGCCTTCGCCGCGACACCGGCCGCGCGCAACCGGTCGCTGGTTTCGATGGACGGGCTCTATCTCCTCGGGTTCGGCCCGCGCACGCCCGAGGCGGCCCATGACCTGATGGCCGCCGCCTATGGCCTCGGCGAAGCCGCCGGGGGACGTCGACAGTGA
- the hemP gene encoding hemin uptake protein HemP, producing the protein MISGLPRPPHGNQPDASLSASSDAIPTVELTAILGTGREAVILHKGERYRLRVTANDKLILTK; encoded by the coding sequence ATGATTTCCGGCCTCCCCCGACCGCCGCATGGCAATCAGCCCGATGCGTCGCTTTCGGCGTCATCCGACGCGATTCCGACCGTCGAACTGACCGCCATCCTGGGGACCGGCCGGGAAGCCGTGATCCTGCACAAGGGCGAGCGCTATCGCCTGCGCGTCACCGCCAACGACAAGCTGATCCTGACCAAATGA
- a CDS encoding FecCD family ABC transporter permease, with protein MSLAAEAGAVPALFARQRRRLAIATLLFIALFLALAVLSLGTGAVAIPPARVVAVIRGWFTGDTEIVGSREALVVFSIRLPRLVLGALIGAALAVSGTLMQGLFRNPLADPGLVGVSSGAALAAASTIVLGDRLLGTAQFQLPFALLPLGAFLGGLASTLILYAIATREGRTSVAIMLLAGVALGAFAGALTGLLSFISDDRQLRDLTFWSLGSLSGASWTKVMVIGPLILPVLFAVPVLARGLNALLLGEAEAFHLGIPVQRLKNAAILMVAVAVGAGVAASGVIGFVGIVVPHLLRLLFGPDHRMLLPFSALLGATLLTGADLLARVLVAPAELPIGILTAAIGAPFFLWLLLRRDRSLDA; from the coding sequence GTGAGCCTGGCTGCCGAGGCAGGTGCGGTCCCTGCCCTGTTCGCCCGTCAACGTCGCAGACTGGCGATCGCCACCCTCCTGTTCATCGCGCTGTTCCTGGCGCTCGCGGTGCTATCGCTCGGCACCGGCGCGGTGGCCATTCCGCCGGCGCGTGTCGTCGCGGTGATACGCGGCTGGTTCACCGGCGACACCGAGATCGTCGGCAGCCGCGAAGCGCTGGTCGTGTTCAGCATCCGCCTGCCGCGGCTTGTCCTCGGCGCCCTGATCGGCGCGGCGCTGGCGGTCTCGGGCACGCTGATGCAGGGGCTGTTCCGCAATCCCCTGGCCGATCCCGGCCTGGTCGGTGTGTCCTCGGGCGCCGCCCTTGCCGCCGCCTCGACGATCGTGCTCGGCGACCGGCTCCTGGGCACGGCGCAGTTCCAGTTGCCCTTCGCGCTGCTGCCGCTCGGCGCCTTTCTCGGCGGCCTGGCCAGCACGCTGATCCTCTATGCCATCGCCACCCGCGAAGGCCGCACGTCGGTGGCGATCATGCTGCTCGCCGGCGTCGCGCTCGGCGCCTTCGCCGGTGCGCTGACCGGGCTTCTGTCCTTCATCAGCGACGACCGGCAATTGCGCGACCTGACCTTCTGGTCGCTCGGCTCGCTCAGCGGCGCGAGCTGGACCAAGGTCATGGTGATCGGGCCATTGATCCTGCCGGTGCTGTTCGCCGTGCCGGTGCTGGCGCGCGGGCTCAATGCCCTGCTGCTCGGCGAGGCCGAGGCTTTCCACCTGGGCATTCCGGTGCAGCGGCTGAAGAACGCCGCGATCCTGATGGTCGCGGTGGCGGTCGGTGCCGGCGTCGCGGCTTCAGGCGTCATCGGTTTCGTCGGCATTGTCGTGCCGCACCTGCTGCGCCTGCTGTTCGGCCCGGATCACCGCATGCTGCTGCCCTTTTCAGCCCTGCTCGGCGCAACCCTGCTGACCGGCGCGGACCTGCTGGCGCGGGTTCTGGTGGCGCCGGCCGAGCTGCCGATCGGCATCCTGACCGCCGCCATCGGCGCGCCGTTCTTCCTCTGGCTGCTGCTGCGCCGCGACCGGAGCCTCGACGCATGA
- a CDS encoding antibiotic biosynthesis monooxygenase family protein has product MYIAMNRFKVIKGEEAEFEQVWRSRQSYLNELPGFIEFSLLKGPERDDHTLYASHTVWATKEQFTGWTQSEQFRKSHARAGQGKPLSIGHPEFEGFEAVLIDDNRPIASAAAE; this is encoded by the coding sequence ATGTATATCGCGATGAATCGCTTCAAGGTGATCAAGGGTGAGGAGGCTGAATTCGAGCAGGTCTGGCGTTCGCGCCAGTCATACCTGAACGAGCTGCCCGGCTTTATCGAGTTTTCCCTGCTCAAGGGCCCCGAGCGCGACGATCACACGCTCTACGCCTCGCACACCGTGTGGGCGACCAAGGAGCAGTTCACCGGCTGGACCCAGTCCGAGCAGTTCCGCAAGTCCCACGCCCGCGCCGGCCAGGGCAAGCCGCTATCGATCGGCCATCCGGAATTCGAAGGCTTCGAGGCGGTGCTGATCGACGACAACCGTCCGATCGCCAGCGCGGCGGCCGAGTGA